The following proteins are encoded in a genomic region of Macadamia integrifolia cultivar HAES 741 unplaced genomic scaffold, SCU_Mint_v3 scaffold933, whole genome shotgun sequence:
- the LOC122070472 gene encoding 3-hydroxyisobutyryl-CoA hydrolase 1-like, with translation LSLSQVLFEENSWIRKVILNRPTKLNSLSFHMVSQMLKKLKEYEKDSRVKLVILKGNGRAFCAGGDCATLIHFCTTGHWSFGASFFRKQYTLDYVLATHDKTLVSLIDGVVMGGGAGLSMNAKFRVVTEKAVFAMPEAILGVFPDVGASYFLSKLPGYFGEYLGLTGARLDGAEMVACGLATHFVFSKDLPSLEKELDGVNSTDPTVVSKVINKFIEASSIKSTSAFKRMDIINKCFSRKTVEEILSALENEARNGANIWIAAAIKSMKAASPTSLKIFLKSIREGRGQDIDQCLIREFRMISHVMRKTVNNDFYKGCRAIFFDKDKQPRWELSKLELVSSELVNQYFTKVDDDDWEDLQLDARFSEANLIRAKL, from the exons ctctctctctcacaggtTCTGTTCGAAGAAAACTCATGGATAAGGAAGGTGATATTAAACAGGCCTACGAAACTGAATTCTCTTTCATTTCACATG GTTTCTCAAATGTTAAAGAAGTTAAAAGAATACGAAAAGGATTCCAGAGTGAAATTAGTGATATtgaag GGAAATGGAAGAGCATTTTGTGCTGGTGGTGATTGTGCAACTCTTATTCACTTTTGTACTACTG GTCATTGGAGTTTTGGTGCAAGCTTTTTTCGAAAACAATATACCCTAGACTATGTTCTAGCTACACATGACAAAACTTTG GTCTCACTTATTGATGGAGTGGTCATGGGAGGTGGTGCTGGACTATCCATGAATGCAAAGTTTCGAGTTGTGACCGAGAAAGCG GTATTTGCTATGCCAGAAGCAATTTTAGGTGTTTTTCCAGATGTAGGTGCATCATACTTTTTGTCAAAGCTGCCAGGTTACTTCG GAGAGTATTTGGGCCTTACCGGTGCACGATTAGATGGAGCAGAGATGGTTGCATGTGGCCTTGCTACTCATTTTGTCTTTTCCAAG GATTTGCCTTCATTGGAAAAAGAATTGGATGGAGTTAATTCTACAGATCCAACTGTTGTCTCTAAAGTCATCAATAAATTCATAGAAGCATCATCAATTAAATCTACTAGTGCTTTTAAAAG GATGgatatcatcaataaatgttTCTCAAGAAAAACAGTCGAAGAAATATTATCAGCATTG GAAAATGAGGCTAGGAATGGGGCAAATATTTGGATTGCAGCAGCAATCAAGTCTATGAAAGCAGCATCTCCAACCAGCCTTAAAATATTTCTTAAATCG ATTAGAGAAGGACGGGGGCAAGACATAGATCAATGCCTAATTCGTGAGTTTAGAATGATTTCTCATGTCATGCGCAAAACAGTGAACAATGATTTTTACAAG GGTTGTAGAgcaattttttttgataaagataaACAACCGAGG TGGGAACTTTCAAAGCTAGAATTGGTTAGCAGTGAATTAGTGAATCAATATTTCACTAAAGTGGATGATGATGACTGGGAAGATCTACAGCTTGATGCTAGGTTTTCTGAAGCTAATTTAATTAGAGCAAAACTCTAA